A section of the Clostridium felsineum DSM 794 genome encodes:
- a CDS encoding ABC transporter permease — protein MKRLIHSELYRMLHSTKIIAIVVITILIFMLDALFIKMYHFGFYNPKHTVVLNALNFSPFILRDTDFFIFLIFCPIVFCDSLNYESTSGMYRLIMIRGYSKAKCILSKVASCAIVCFMLTILMFIVGVIFGFMFENSVRITSFFNGQHLNSTQALLYDFKFYIINYLLILMFLGICAVISVLSPQVVIAYIICCAVWLIMSPLANLVISSLKLDIFDTKIVFDVLDGRNTIFWLIALCMTLGLFTLSSLIFKKKDYLY, from the coding sequence ATGAAAAGGTTAATTCATAGTGAATTATATAGAATGCTTCATAGCACAAAAATTATAGCTATAGTTGTTATTACTATCTTGATTTTTATGCTGGATGCTTTATTTATAAAGATGTATCATTTTGGATTCTATAATCCCAAACACACGGTAGTATTAAATGCTTTGAATTTCTCACCATTTATATTAAGGGATACGGATTTTTTTATATTTCTTATCTTCTGTCCTATAGTTTTTTGTGATAGTTTAAATTATGAAAGCACAAGCGGTATGTACAGGTTAATTATGATACGTGGATATAGTAAAGCCAAATGTATATTAAGTAAAGTTGCTAGTTGCGCTATAGTATGTTTCATGCTTACTATTTTAATGTTTATTGTTGGCGTTATATTTGGTTTTATGTTTGAAAATTCAGTAAGAATTACTAGTTTCTTTAATGGCCAACATCTAAATAGTACTCAGGCTTTACTATATGATTTTAAATTTTATATCATCAATTACTTACTTATTTTGATGTTTCTTGGGATATGTGCAGTTATTAGTGTTTTATCACCACAAGTAGTTATAGCATATATCATATGTTGTGCAGTGTGGTTAATTATGTCACCATTAGCTAATTTAGTTATTTCATCTTTAAAATTAGATATATTTGATACAAAAATAGTTTTTGACGTTTTGGATGGTAGAAACACTATATTTTGGTTAATAGCTTTATGCATGACTTTAGGACTTTTTACTTTATCGTCTTTAATATTTAAGAAAAAGGATTATCTATATTAG
- a CDS encoding gallidermin/nisin family lantibiotic — MSSLSRIVNVNISYLYILKQIIIKGDIIIPKFDDFDLDVKINKGKGVKPQIATSAVACTPGSCWGCPETSTFASACCNVSDNCGD; from the coding sequence GTGTCAAGTTTATCAAGAATTGTTAACGTTAACATTAGCTATTTATATATTTTAAAACAAATTATTATAAAAGGAGATATTATTATCCCAAAATTTGATGATTTTGATTTAGATGTAAAAATTAATAAAGGTAAAGGTGTTAAACCTCAAATTGCTACTAGTGCTGTTGCTTGCACACCAGGAAGTTGTTGGGGTTGCCCTGAGACATCAACTTTTGCATCAGCTTGTTGCAATGTCTCAGACAACTGTGGTGACTAG
- a CDS encoding ABC transporter ATP-binding protein, translating into MQNKVLSVKKLTKRLGKRTIINDMTFSVNAGGICGFIGPNGAGKTTMLRLLTGLISPTAGSVMVNDTDVTKDREKALKYLGAIVENPIFFQYLTGEKALLNLAMLNEGMTRTQRKEKVKEVIEIVGLSGREKDTINTYSLGMKQRLGIAQALLNNPQIVFLDEPLNGLDPLGIIELRNLILKLNKEKNITFFISSHILDELQKICTELVIIKEGKLMWSGKTEELLSKVDKKSSLEDVFVRLMTSK; encoded by the coding sequence ATGCAAAATAAAGTTTTATCAGTAAAGAAGCTAACTAAAAGATTGGGTAAAAGAACAATTATAAACGATATGACCTTTAGTGTAAATGCAGGAGGTATTTGTGGGTTCATAGGCCCAAATGGTGCTGGAAAAACTACAATGTTACGCCTCCTTACAGGTTTAATTTCTCCAACTGCTGGTAGTGTTATGGTAAATGATACTGATGTAACAAAAGATAGAGAAAAAGCTTTAAAATATTTAGGAGCCATAGTTGAAAATCCCATATTCTTTCAATATTTAACTGGAGAAAAGGCACTTTTGAATTTAGCAATGCTGAATGAAGGAATGACTAGGACTCAAAGAAAGGAAAAAGTTAAAGAAGTGATAGAAATTGTTGGGCTTTCAGGAAGGGAAAAAGATACAATAAATACCTATTCGTTAGGAATGAAACAAAGACTAGGAATAGCACAAGCGTTATTAAACAATCCTCAGATAGTATTTTTAGACGAACCCCTTAATGGTCTTGATCCTTTAGGAATAATTGAACTTAGAAATTTAATATTAAAGCTTAATAAGGAAAAGAATATAACTTTTTTTATTTCTAGTCATATTTTAGACGAGCTTCAGAAAATCTGTACAGAATTAGTAATAATTAAAGAAGGAAAATTAATGTGGAGTGGTAAAACAGAGGAACTACTTAGTAAGGTAGACAAGAAAAGTAGTTTAGAAGATGTATTTGTAAGATTAATGACATCAAAGTGA
- a CDS encoding tryptophan transporter, protein MKMDLKKLIINSLFLAIGVVLNQITPPILFGMKPDFSLAMLFIIILLNDDFKTCILTGVVAGLLAAAVTTFPGGQLPNIIDRIVTTSLVFIAVQPLKNKMNDKISIILTSLVGTIISGSVFLGSALVIVGLPASFKALFMTVVLPATIINAIVGTLIFIAVKKSMKVVFRR, encoded by the coding sequence ATGAAAATGGACTTAAAAAAATTAATTATTAATTCGTTGTTTCTAGCTATCGGTGTGGTTTTAAACCAAATTACACCACCAATATTATTTGGAATGAAACCTGATTTTTCGTTGGCAATGCTATTCATAATAATATTATTAAATGATGATTTCAAAACATGTATATTAACAGGCGTTGTGGCTGGTTTACTTGCAGCAGCAGTAACTACCTTCCCAGGTGGGCAGCTTCCTAACATAATAGATAGAATTGTAACTACAAGTTTAGTGTTTATAGCAGTACAACCTCTTAAAAATAAAATGAATGATAAAATAAGCATAATATTGACAAGTCTTGTTGGAACTATTATAAGTGGTTCAGTATTCTTAGGTTCAGCTTTAGTAATTGTAGGTTTACCAGCTAGCTTTAAAGCACTATTTATGACAGTAGTTCTTCCTGCAACAATTATAAATGCAATAGTTGGTACTCTTATATTTATAGCTGTAAAAAAATCTATGAAGGTAGTATTTAGAAGATAA
- a CDS encoding ABC transporter permease subunit — protein sequence MINLFKSEWTRLYSKKSTWICFISIPIMLIVFTNHYLKVNTTLKVSNPQFVQSYKFPIEVFQSYSMVIFDIISIMLIVLCVTDEFRSGAIRMVLIRPVKKINLFYAKFLVIIITLTVMLTAYFLLAYIIGFIAFKGTSNISLNYFKHSLTRNEVVMYSLKVYLLELLSLIAICSLIFFVSTISKTMTIAFGANLGIIVIGFIFSPMLSLLTHKNNGNLIKLQWLISIPKMQMDGIEAILGETSHLFFYGIGVLLSYGILFFLINYFIYKKSDILI from the coding sequence ATGATTAATCTGTTTAAGAGCGAATGGACAAGATTGTATAGCAAAAAAAGTACTTGGATTTGCTTTATATCAATCCCAATTATGTTGATAGTATTTACAAATCATTATTTAAAAGTAAATACTACTTTAAAAGTTAGTAATCCTCAATTTGTTCAAAGTTATAAGTTTCCTATAGAGGTCTTTCAAAGTTATTCTATGGTCATATTCGATATAATTTCTATTATGTTAATTGTATTATGTGTAACAGATGAGTTTAGAAGTGGTGCTATAAGAATGGTACTTATTAGACCAGTAAAAAAGATAAATTTATTTTATGCTAAATTTTTAGTTATAATTATAACTTTGACTGTAATGTTAACAGCATATTTTTTATTAGCTTATATAATTGGATTTATTGCATTTAAGGGCACATCAAATATATCTCTTAATTATTTCAAACATAGCTTAACTCGAAATGAAGTAGTTATGTATTCATTAAAAGTCTATTTATTAGAACTATTATCATTAATAGCAATATGTTCTTTAATATTCTTTGTTAGTACTATTAGTAAAACAATGACTATAGCTTTTGGAGCTAACCTAGGAATAATTGTTATTGGTTTTATATTTTCTCCAATGCTAAGCTTACTAACACATAAAAACAATGGAAACTTAATTAAATTACAATGGCTTATATCAATTCCCAAAATGCAAATGGATGGAATTGAAGCTATACTTGGAGAAACGTCACATTTGTTTTTTTATGGCATAGGAGTTTTACTTAGCTATGGTATTTTATTCTTTTTAATAAATTATTTTATCTATAAAAAAAGTGATATTTTAATTTAG
- a CDS encoding amino acid ABC transporter permease — MDISSLNKVIPVLLDGTRITLLLTCSSIIIGCIIGTIIAMFKTSSIGVLKVIGKFYTWILRGTPLLLQLYVYYYGLPFLSDKLTMTPMKAAILGLSLNSGAYIAEIIRGGILAIDNGQFEAAKALGLTYGQTMKRIILPQAIRVVIPPCGNEFIAMIKDTSLVSVITMEELLRKAQLLVSASGDAVTPYLFAGIFYLILTTIFTGIFSKIEKKLSVY, encoded by the coding sequence ATGGATATTAGCTCTTTAAACAAAGTAATTCCGGTACTATTAGATGGTACCCGTATTACTTTATTACTAACTTGTTCTTCGATAATTATAGGATGCATTATTGGAACTATTATAGCAATGTTTAAAACTTCATCTATAGGCGTATTAAAAGTTATAGGTAAGTTTTACACATGGATTTTAAGAGGAACGCCTCTTTTATTACAATTATATGTTTACTATTATGGTCTTCCATTTTTAAGCGATAAACTTACAATGACACCAATGAAAGCTGCAATATTAGGTCTAAGCTTAAATTCAGGAGCCTATATTGCAGAGATAATTAGGGGTGGAATACTTGCTATCGATAATGGACAATTTGAGGCTGCAAAAGCTTTAGGTTTAACATATGGACAAACAATGAAAAGAATTATATTGCCACAAGCAATTAGAGTTGTAATTCCACCTTGTGGTAATGAGTTTATAGCAATGATAAAAGATACTTCTTTGGTTTCTGTAATAACAATGGAGGAACTATTAAGAAAAGCTCAACTTTTAGTTTCAGCATCTGGAGATGCAGTTACTCCATATTTATTCGCAGGAATATTTTATTTGATTTTAACAACTATATTTACAGGAATATTCTCCAAGATAGAGAAAAAATTATCCGTATATTAA
- a CDS encoding OAM dimerization domain-containing protein, whose protein sequence is MSGGLYSLEKKEFDKTLDLKSVRPYGDTMNDGKVQVSFTLPLEDSEKSTEAARIMAKKMGLHEPDVVCHKKLDNGFTFYVVYGNITHSVDYTSIVVQTVDVNTMSMDEINKYIKDNIKRKIVVVGASTGSDAHTVGIDAVMNMKGYAGHYGLERYEMIEAYNLGSQVENEDFVKKAIELEADVLLVSQTVTQKNIHIKNLTNLVEILEAEGIRDKFILACGGARITHELAKELGYDAGFGPGKFAEDVASFSVTEIVKRKLV, encoded by the coding sequence ATGAGTGGAGGATTGTACTCTCTTGAAAAAAAAGAGTTTGATAAAACCTTAGATTTAAAAAGTGTAAGACCTTACGGTGATACAATGAACGATGGCAAAGTCCAGGTTAGTTTTACTCTTCCTCTTGAAGACTCTGAAAAATCTACAGAAGCTGCAAGAATTATGGCTAAAAAAATGGGGCTTCATGAACCTGATGTAGTCTGCCATAAAAAACTTGATAATGGCTTCACCTTCTATGTAGTTTATGGAAATATCACACATTCTGTTGATTATACTTCTATCGTTGTCCAAACTGTAGATGTAAATACCATGTCTATGGATGAGATTAATAAATACATTAAAGATAATATAAAAAGAAAAATCGTTGTTGTTGGTGCAAGTACCGGCAGTGATGCTCATACTGTTGGAATAGATGCTGTAATGAATATGAAGGGATATGCTGGTCATTATGGTCTTGAAAGATATGAAATGATTGAAGCCTATAATCTTGGGAGTCAAGTCGAAAATGAGGATTTTGTAAAAAAAGCAATAGAACTTGAAGCTGATGTACTTTTGGTTTCTCAAACTGTAACTCAAAAAAATATTCACATTAAAAATCTTACAAATTTAGTTGAAATACTAGAAGCTGAAGGAATAAGGGATAAATTTATATTGGCTTGCGGAGGGGCTAGAATTACCCATGAACTTGCAAAGGAACTTGGATATGATGCTGGCTTTGGACCTGGAAAATTTGCTGAAGATGTAGCAAGTTTTTCAGTTACAGAGATTGTGAAAAGAAAACTTGTATAA
- a CDS encoding ABC transporter substrate-binding protein, producing MLKKIFSLSVGLCLTLAMFTGCTSSTTASKDDSLARIQKAKEIVIGIDDTYPPMEFKDKASGKVSGFDIDMANAIAKKLGVKTKFVPNSFDGIFLALKSKKFDVVHSSISITNERKKSMIFSDPYIYGGNAIFVKADNTTIKNEKDFKSQVVGCEVGTTAQDVLGKMSDIKEVKKYNAMTDAFLDLQNGRIAAVVSDPMVGDYYNVTDPGKFKKLKSSLTQEPIGVAFRKEDKSLRDAYNKAIKELKKDGTMSKLSEKWFGIDVYANQK from the coding sequence ATGTTAAAGAAGATTTTTTCACTATCAGTTGGTCTATGTCTAACACTAGCTATGTTTACAGGTTGTACGTCGTCAACAACAGCAAGTAAGGATGATTCTCTTGCAAGGATTCAGAAAGCTAAAGAGATTGTAATTGGAATAGATGATACTTATCCCCCAATGGAATTTAAAGACAAGGCTTCGGGTAAAGTTTCTGGATTTGATATAGACATGGCAAATGCTATAGCAAAGAAGCTTGGTGTTAAAACTAAATTTGTTCCCAATTCTTTTGACGGTATATTTCTTGCTTTAAAATCTAAAAAGTTTGATGTTGTACATTCAAGCATAAGCATAACCAATGAGAGAAAGAAATCTATGATATTCTCTGACCCATATATATATGGTGGAAATGCTATATTTGTTAAGGCTGACAATACCACAATTAAAAATGAAAAAGATTTTAAAAGTCAGGTTGTAGGTTGTGAAGTTGGAACTACTGCTCAGGACGTTTTAGGTAAAATGTCAGATATAAAGGAAGTTAAAAAGTACAATGCAATGACAGACGCATTTTTAGATTTACAGAATGGAAGAATAGCAGCGGTTGTTAGTGATCCTATGGTTGGAGATTACTACAACGTTACAGATCCTGGTAAATTCAAAAAACTGAAATCTTCTCTTACACAGGAACCAATAGGAGTTGCATTTAGAAAAGAAGATAAATCTTTAAGAGATGCTTACAATAAAGCTATAAAAGAACTTAAGAAGGACGGAACTATGTCAAAACTATCAGAGAAATGGTTTGGTATAGATGTTTATGCAAATCAGAAATAA
- a CDS encoding lanthionine synthetase C family protein gives MKDKVLDKKVIDIVHKIANKMKEPEYVRDVCNQKRNYISVNTGISSQWSELSLINGYPALGILFGELHEVFPQEEWDLVGHKYMIKIQEIIKEKGIEQFTFFSGAGSVGMAAYALSCNGKRYKNFLKSINDFILEEYPIILNGITLQHKDVYMWNYDVIRGMSGMGRYLLLFKQDIRVKSIIEKILKYLITLADDIEVFGNMVPRFYISRENQFLQSDKDFYTKGNFNFGLSHGISGPLAFMSIALINGIEVEGQRNAIRKIVSILNNLRYTENKATYWPGRVSFEDFIEKKVYEKNRRASWCYGVLGIGRTIYLAGKALDDEGYKNMGIDAFSKLCLLKEDELKLISPTFCHGYAGLLQVLNLMYNDTGLENLREYRDKILNKILSFYCEDSAFGFYDIDISDYANMSDIKKFDNSGLLNGSTGVVLSILGAIRPNKAQWDSIFMIN, from the coding sequence ATGAAGGATAAAGTATTAGATAAAAAAGTTATAGATATTGTTCATAAAATAGCTAATAAAATGAAGGAACCAGAGTATGTAAGAGACGTATGTAATCAAAAGCGAAATTATATATCTGTGAATACAGGAATTAGTAGTCAGTGGAGCGAACTATCTTTAATTAATGGATATCCAGCACTAGGTATTTTATTTGGAGAACTGCATGAGGTATTTCCACAGGAAGAGTGGGATTTAGTAGGTCATAAATATATGATAAAAATTCAAGAAATTATAAAAGAGAAGGGTATAGAACAATTTACTTTTTTTAGTGGAGCAGGCAGTGTTGGTATGGCAGCTTATGCTTTGTCCTGTAATGGTAAAAGATATAAAAATTTTTTAAAGAGTATTAATGATTTCATTCTTGAAGAGTATCCGATAATCTTAAATGGTATAACTTTGCAGCATAAAGATGTCTATATGTGGAATTATGATGTAATAAGAGGTATGAGTGGGATGGGAAGATATTTACTACTTTTCAAGCAGGATATTAGAGTAAAAAGCATTATAGAAAAAATATTAAAGTATTTAATAACACTAGCTGATGATATTGAGGTATTTGGTAATATGGTTCCTAGATTTTATATATCTAGAGAAAATCAATTTCTTCAAAGTGATAAAGATTTTTATACTAAAGGAAACTTTAATTTCGGTTTATCTCATGGAATATCAGGACCTTTAGCGTTTATGTCCATAGCGTTAATTAATGGAATTGAAGTAGAAGGACAAAGAAATGCCATTAGAAAAATTGTATCCATTCTTAATAATCTTAGATATACCGAAAATAAGGCTACATATTGGCCAGGAAGAGTTAGCTTTGAGGATTTTATAGAAAAGAAAGTTTATGAAAAGAATAGAAGGGCTAGTTGGTGTTATGGAGTGCTGGGGATTGGAAGAACTATATATTTAGCGGGAAAAGCTTTAGACGATGAAGGATATAAAAATATGGGAATAGATGCCTTTAGTAAGTTGTGTTTGCTAAAAGAAGATGAATTAAAGCTTATTTCCCCTACATTTTGTCATGGATATGCAGGTTTACTTCAAGTATTAAATCTTATGTACAATGATACTGGTCTAGAAAACTTAAGAGAGTATAGAGATAAAATTTTAAATAAGATTTTAAGCTTTTACTGTGAGGATTCTGCTTTTGGTTTTTATGATATTGATATTTCAGATTATGCAAACATGTCAGATATAAAAAAATTTGATAATTCTGGTTTGCTAAATGGAAGCACAGGAGTAGTTTTATCTATTTTAGGAGCTATAAGACCAAATAAAGCTCAGTGGGATAGTATTTTTATGATAAATTAA
- a CDS encoding lantibiotic dehydratase, with product MSTDDRIITKRVYKPLDFFMIRTPLLPINSYDNIFNNDLDEESIIKELIKISKDPIIRESIAVASLDLLNSLDKLETCKNKKEKNQIISSLLKYFIRMTTRTTPFGEFSGVTLGKFSEKTDIGLESIHNFIKRARPDMEWIYKLINVLEKDKEILNNLIICWNSIVSFVGSRIEIPYLSIYTQENSEDNEEEFLKSIFSWKAEWNVPKYVYQVEADNRLMFNLENKVHIKELLNILKKKKNIMIQAVECDFDNCFVYNEKGKYVSEIVVPIIKNNIKTSSNKFNFNIKECNIDTLDSRRIFSQDQNGCF from the coding sequence ATGAGTACGGATGATAGAATAATAACCAAAAGAGTATACAAGCCGCTAGATTTTTTCATGATAAGAACACCGCTACTACCAATAAATTCATACGATAATATTTTTAATAATGATTTGGATGAAGAAAGTATTATAAAAGAACTTATAAAAATTTCAAAGGATCCAATTATTAGAGAGAGTATTGCGGTAGCAAGCTTGGATTTATTAAATTCACTAGACAAACTGGAAACATGTAAAAATAAAAAAGAAAAAAATCAAATAATTAGTTCTCTTTTAAAATATTTTATAAGAATGACTACAAGAACGACACCATTTGGAGAGTTTTCAGGAGTAACATTGGGGAAATTCTCAGAAAAAACTGACATTGGATTGGAAAGTATACATAATTTCATTAAAAGAGCACGACCTGATATGGAGTGGATATATAAATTAATAAATGTTCTAGAAAAAGACAAAGAGATATTAAATAATTTGATAATTTGTTGGAATTCTATAGTTTCATTTGTAGGTTCTAGAATTGAAATACCATATTTAAGTATCTATACTCAAGAAAACAGTGAAGATAATGAAGAAGAATTTCTAAAGAGCATATTTAGCTGGAAAGCGGAATGGAATGTACCTAAATATGTATATCAGGTAGAGGCAGATAATAGGCTTATGTTTAATTTGGAAAATAAAGTTCATATAAAAGAACTATTAAATATATTGAAGAAAAAAAAGAACATTATGATACAGGCTGTAGAATGTGATTTTGATAATTGCTTTGTTTATAATGAAAAAGGAAAATATGTTTCTGAAATAGTAGTACCAATAATAAAAAACAACATTAAAACAAGTAGTAATAAATTTAATTTTAATATAAAAGAATGTAATATAGACACTCTAGATAGCAGAAGAATTTTTTCCCAGGATCAGAATGGTTGTTTTTAA
- a CDS encoding thiopeptide-type bacteriocin biosynthesis protein, giving the protein MFLKLYGNYSRENELIGFELNEITKELMDENLIQQFFFMRYKDTYNHIRLRFKGNPEILYGKVLRKLNNWFDSLKENGLLTKVEIGTYEREVERYGGIQLIDYAEKVFFYDSQVVSNILYLKGIHELDMDYEQIAICSIISYLEDFNIPYMNQIELLNMVTNQSEYREGFKKKREQYTFIGNSNNNFENLRKTEEGRMLYGILKKRTSAVREYTLKIEEESKNGNLANSKLGIYLSILHLHCNRLFGINREKEKEVISYARHTLYALKFLKTKKDK; this is encoded by the coding sequence TTGTTTTTAAAATTATATGGTAACTATTCGCGTGAAAATGAATTAATAGGGTTTGAACTTAACGAAATTACAAAAGAATTAATGGATGAAAATTTAATTCAACAATTTTTCTTTATGAGATATAAGGATACATATAATCATATAAGGCTAAGGTTTAAAGGAAATCCAGAAATATTATATGGTAAAGTCTTAAGAAAATTAAATAATTGGTTTGATAGTTTAAAAGAAAATGGGTTATTAACAAAGGTTGAAATAGGAACATATGAAAGAGAAGTAGAAAGGTATGGTGGAATTCAGTTAATTGATTATGCTGAGAAGGTTTTCTTTTATGATAGTCAAGTGGTTTCTAACATATTATATCTAAAAGGTATACATGAGTTAGATATGGATTATGAACAAATAGCAATTTGTAGTATTATAAGCTATTTAGAAGATTTTAATATTCCATATATGAATCAAATTGAACTTTTAAATATGGTAACTAATCAATCTGAGTATAGAGAAGGCTTTAAGAAAAAAAGAGAACAATATACGTTTATAGGAAACTCAAATAATAACTTTGAAAATCTAAGGAAAACAGAAGAAGGTAGAATGCTTTACGGTATATTGAAAAAAAGAACTTCAGCAGTTAGAGAATATACATTGAAAATTGAAGAGGAGAGTAAAAATGGCAACTTAGCTAATAGCAAATTAGGAATTTATCTTAGTATTTTACATCTTCATTGCAATAGATTGTTTGGAATAAATAGAGAAAAGGAGAAAGAAGTTATTTCATATGCAAGACATACATTATATGCTTTGAAGTTTTTAAAAACTAAAAAGGATAAGTAG
- a CDS encoding amino acid ABC transporter ATP-binding protein, translating into MLMIEAKNLTKTFGKLTVFKDLNVSISKGEVLVIIGPSGSGKSTFLRCLNHLEEPNGGQVIIEGELLDHRDKKKYRGIIEKTGMVFQNYNLFPHMTVLQNVMEAPITVKKEDKKLVRERAEALIKKVGLSEKMDVYPSKLSGGQKQRVAIARALCMQPDIMLFDEPTSALDPELVGEVLSVMKGLAEEGMTMVVVTHEMGFAREVADRVIFMDGGKIVEESTPEDIFTNPKEERTKEFLNKIL; encoded by the coding sequence ATGTTAATGATTGAAGCTAAAAATTTGACAAAGACTTTTGGAAAGTTAACGGTTTTTAAAGATTTAAATGTTAGTATTTCAAAAGGAGAAGTTCTTGTTATAATAGGACCATCAGGTTCAGGCAAAAGTACGTTTTTAAGATGTTTAAATCATCTAGAAGAGCCAAATGGAGGACAGGTTATTATTGAAGGAGAGCTGTTAGACCATAGAGATAAAAAGAAGTATAGAGGGATAATAGAAAAGACAGGGATGGTTTTTCAAAATTATAATTTATTTCCGCACATGACTGTACTTCAAAATGTTATGGAAGCTCCTATTACTGTTAAAAAAGAAGATAAAAAGTTAGTACGTGAAAGAGCAGAGGCTTTAATTAAAAAGGTTGGACTTAGTGAAAAAATGGATGTATATCCTTCAAAATTGTCAGGAGGTCAAAAGCAAAGGGTCGCAATTGCAAGAGCACTTTGTATGCAGCCAGATATAATGCTTTTTGATGAACCAACATCTGCATTAGATCCAGAACTTGTAGGGGAAGTTTTAAGTGTAATGAAGGGACTTGCAGAAGAAGGAATGACAATGGTAGTTGTAACTCATGAAATGGGTTTTGCTCGTGAAGTGGCGGATAGAGTAATATTTATGGATGGTGGAAAGATAGTGGAGGAAAGTACTCCAGAAGATATATTCACAAATCCAAAGGAAGAAAGAACTAAGGAATTTTTAAATAAAATATTATAA